A window of the Synechococcus sp. JA-3-3Ab genome harbors these coding sequences:
- a CDS encoding uracil-DNA glycosylase, whose protein sequence is MPIPPGTYRELEQLEQHCRVCQRCELAANRTHVVVHRGNPKARILIIGEGPGEQEDLQGLPFVGKSGQLLDKILASVGLDSERDTYICNVVKCRPPNNRVPTQEEMDACRPYLLEQIRLVDPWIILLTGATSVRSLLGDKRGITKIRGEWIQWQGRWCMPIFHPAYLLRNPDRTPGSPKWLMWQDIQAVKQKYLELAGATPPQPDF, encoded by the coding sequence GTGCCCATTCCCCCCGGTACCTATCGAGAACTAGAACAACTGGAGCAGCACTGCCGAGTCTGCCAGCGCTGCGAGTTGGCGGCCAACCGTACCCATGTGGTGGTGCACCGAGGCAACCCCAAGGCGAGGATTCTCATCATCGGCGAGGGGCCGGGGGAACAGGAAGATCTGCAAGGGCTGCCCTTCGTGGGCAAGTCGGGGCAGTTGCTCGATAAGATCTTGGCCTCCGTGGGGCTAGATTCCGAACGGGACACCTACATTTGCAATGTCGTCAAGTGCCGTCCCCCCAACAACCGCGTGCCCACCCAGGAGGAGATGGACGCCTGCCGGCCCTACTTGTTGGAGCAGATCCGCCTGGTGGATCCCTGGATCATTTTGTTGACCGGCGCCACCTCGGTGCGCTCCCTTCTGGGGGATAAGCGCGGCATCACCAAGATCCGCGGCGAGTGGATCCAGTGGCAGGGGCGCTGGTGTATGCCGATTTTCCACCCGGCCTATTTGCTGCGCAACCCCGACCGCACCCCCGGCAGCCCCAAGTGGCTGATGTGGCAGGATATTCAGGCGGTGAAGCAAAAGTACCTAGAACTTGCCGGCGCAACGCCGCCCCAGCCGGACTTCTGA
- a CDS encoding methyltransferase domain-containing protein: MTSPLNQRIRRFYDASSGLWEQVWGEHMHHGYYEPGQTGKDRRQAQIDLIDRVIQWGQIGDPKPPRHILDLGCGIGGSSLELARRFGAEVTGITLSPVQAQRAEERAQAAGLSNRVRFWVADALDMPFADNTFDLVWALESGEHMPDKRRFLAECWRVLQPGGQMMVVTWCHREGSLSRQDERLLQQIYDVYCLPYVISLSEYEALAHQVGFERLRTADWSERVAPFWDEVIASARDWRWIPALLRSGWVTVRGALGLGLMRRAYASGLLRFGLLSGFKPAS; this comes from the coding sequence ATGACCTCTCCCCTCAACCAACGCATCCGCCGCTTCTACGATGCTTCCTCTGGCCTTTGGGAGCAGGTGTGGGGAGAGCACATGCACCACGGCTACTACGAGCCGGGCCAGACCGGCAAGGATCGCCGCCAAGCCCAGATCGATCTCATCGACCGAGTCATTCAATGGGGCCAGATCGGGGATCCCAAGCCCCCCCGGCACATCCTCGATCTCGGCTGTGGCATTGGGGGGAGCAGCCTGGAGCTGGCGCGGCGCTTTGGCGCCGAGGTAACAGGCATTACCCTCAGCCCTGTCCAGGCCCAGCGGGCCGAGGAGCGCGCTCAAGCAGCCGGCCTGAGCAACAGGGTGCGCTTTTGGGTGGCCGATGCCCTGGACATGCCCTTTGCCGACAACACCTTCGATCTGGTCTGGGCTCTGGAAAGCGGCGAGCACATGCCGGATAAGCGGCGGTTTCTGGCCGAGTGCTGGCGGGTCTTGCAGCCGGGCGGGCAGATGATGGTGGTTACCTGGTGCCACCGCGAGGGATCCCTGAGCCGCCAGGATGAGCGCCTTTTGCAGCAGATCTACGACGTGTACTGCCTGCCCTATGTCATCAGCTTGTCGGAGTATGAAGCGCTGGCCCACCAGGTGGGGTTCGAGCGGTTGCGCACCGCCGACTGGTCGGAGCGGGTGGCCCCCTTTTGGGACGAGGTGATCGCCTCGGCTCGCGATTGGCGGTGGATCCCGGCTTTGCTGCGCAGCGGCTGGGTCACCGTCCGTGGGGCGCTGGGGCTGGGCCTGATGCGGCGGGCCTATGCCAGCGGCTTGCTGCGCTTCGGCCTGCTGAGCGGCTTCAAGCCTGCAAGTTAG
- a CDS encoding DUF2358 domain-containing protein: MSPPSQAAPDLVAILRADYARFPCDQTYSIYDPQVYFRDPLNEFRGLDRYRAMVESLGRWLQDIHLELHDIHQSGNHIRSEWTLRGSLAFLPWRPRLCVPGWTEIQINEAGLIGSHIDHWRCSRWEVMLQILGVGAAK; this comes from the coding sequence GTGAGCCCTCCTTCTCAGGCCGCCCCCGATCTCGTGGCCATCCTGCGGGCCGATTACGCCCGCTTTCCTTGCGATCAAACCTACTCCATCTACGATCCCCAAGTTTATTTTCGGGATCCCCTCAACGAGTTTCGCGGCCTGGATCGCTATCGGGCCATGGTCGAAAGCCTGGGACGCTGGCTGCAGGATATCCACCTCGAGCTGCACGACATCCACCAGAGCGGCAACCACATCCGCAGCGAGTGGACGCTGAGGGGATCCCTGGCTTTTTTGCCCTGGCGTCCCCGCCTGTGCGTCCCCGGCTGGACAGAAATCCAGATCAACGAAGCAGGGTTGATCGGATCCCACATCGACCACTGGCGCTGCTCCCGCTGGGAGGTGATGCTGCAGATTTTGGGAGTCGGGGCTGCCAAATGA
- a CDS encoding IS607-like element ISSoc2 family transposase, translating to MARYVKPREAADYFGVCLHTLRRWEQKGWIHAVRTPSGRARRYDLDSYIGLRPADANRAPKKDKRVVLYARVSSRGQKPDLERQIARLVNLYPGAEVVGEVGGGLDFKRPKFLALLERVRAGDIGTIVVAHRDRLCRFGFEFVEWYCRQYGCEVLVLDDDHLSPQQELVEDILTILHCFSSRLYGLRKYRAAIEKDTDLSGASAG from the coding sequence ATGGCTAGATATGTAAAACCGAGAGAAGCGGCGGATTATTTTGGGGTGTGTCTCCACACCTTGAGGCGATGGGAACAGAAGGGCTGGATCCATGCAGTACGTACACCATCCGGTAGGGCGAGAAGGTATGACCTCGACAGCTACATTGGCCTCCGGCCCGCTGACGCGAACAGAGCACCCAAGAAGGACAAACGAGTCGTTTTGTACGCCCGAGTCAGCAGTCGAGGGCAGAAACCAGACTTGGAGAGACAGATTGCAAGACTGGTTAACCTCTATCCTGGAGCCGAAGTGGTCGGAGAGGTTGGCGGCGGTCTCGACTTCAAAAGACCAAAGTTCCTTGCCTTATTGGAACGAGTCCGTGCGGGAGATATCGGAACAATTGTGGTCGCTCACCGGGATCGACTCTGCCGGTTTGGATTTGAGTTCGTTGAGTGGTACTGCCGTCAATACGGGTGCGAAGTCTTGGTTCTCGATGACGATCACCTTTCTCCCCAACAGGAACTGGTTGAGGATATCCTCACCATCCTGCACTGCTTCAGTAGTCGGCTCTACGGACTCAGAAAATACCGGGCTGCAATCGAGAAAGATACGGATTTATCCGGAGCCAGCGCTGGCTAA
- a CDS encoding MBL fold metallo-hydrolase, giving the protein MKLTRIDLNSWLVHTQTQTFLLDPWLVDPLVFFGLPWFIRLQHRQMPPFTPETLPKIDGILLSQGQPDHCHPPTLQRLDKQIPVFASPTAARVARSLGFMRVQALDPWQSVQWGDLGITAVPGAPLGPVRELGFLLEELPTQTRLYYEPHLSQPDVRPRLQQEFTPIHTLLIPVVGQIFPFLGEVIMGPQRALQVVAALRPQQVIPTAMGEVDYHGWFAAQIRPLGSLEEFREKLGSLNAATGQSIQLCCPAPGETVSLPAEVKT; this is encoded by the coding sequence ATGAAACTCACCCGCATCGACCTCAACAGTTGGCTAGTCCATACCCAGACCCAGACTTTCCTGCTGGATCCGTGGCTGGTGGATCCCTTGGTGTTCTTTGGCCTGCCCTGGTTCATCCGCCTGCAGCACCGCCAGATGCCGCCGTTCACGCCGGAAACCCTGCCCAAAATCGACGGTATCCTCCTCAGCCAAGGCCAACCCGACCACTGCCACCCCCCCACCCTGCAGCGGCTGGACAAGCAGATCCCGGTTTTCGCTTCTCCAACAGCCGCCAGGGTGGCGCGGAGCCTTGGCTTTATGAGGGTGCAGGCCCTGGATCCCTGGCAGTCCGTGCAGTGGGGAGATCTAGGCATCACAGCGGTTCCTGGCGCCCCCCTGGGGCCGGTGCGGGAACTGGGCTTTTTGCTGGAGGAGCTGCCGACCCAGACGCGGCTTTACTACGAGCCCCACCTTTCCCAACCGGATGTCCGCCCGCGGCTGCAGCAGGAGTTCACCCCCATCCACACCCTGCTGATCCCGGTGGTAGGGCAGATCTTTCCCTTCTTGGGCGAGGTGATCATGGGGCCGCAGCGGGCCCTGCAGGTGGTGGCCGCCCTGCGCCCGCAGCAGGTGATTCCCACCGCTATGGGAGAGGTGGACTACCACGGCTGGTTTGCCGCCCAGATCCGCCCCCTGGGGAGCCTAGAGGAGTTCCGGGAAAAGCTGGGATCCCTGAACGCTGCCACCGGCCAATCCATCCAGTTGTGCTGCCCTGCCCCGGGGGAGACGGTATCCCTTCCCGCTGAGGTTAAGACGTGA
- a CDS encoding RNA-guided endonuclease InsQ/TnpB family protein yields the protein MRISSPSCTASVVGSTDSENTGLQSRKIRIYPEPALAKVWKRWQAACRYCYNQAIAYQRQHGAPKTARKLRDIILRSDLPGWVKDAPCHIKQNAVVEAWLAFRRSKDARFRSVRDRSHTLQFNAGNFRNGTWYPKLTRGLAFRASEEMPREWARGTELMRVKDRWYAIFPEPVNEQCSLAKGVIALDPGVRSFLTGFDGAGFVDIAKGDFGRIVRLCYHLDDLQSRLSKAPRPKRRRMRQAAFRLRERIRNLVDECHRKVAAFLTDNYRLIFLPTFESAQMVAKAGRKFGSKTARAMLTWAHYRFKQLLKFQAKKKNVVVVEVSEAYTSKTCTKCGHIHTKLGGAKVFRCPKCNHRLPRDWQGALGVMLRALRDTAFLFGLRPSSAVASASRSDNGNGQNAIASPLSSNAQQCSA from the coding sequence TTGAGGATATCCTCACCATCCTGCACTGCTTCAGTAGTCGGCTCTACGGACTCAGAAAATACCGGGCTGCAATCGAGAAAGATACGGATTTATCCGGAGCCAGCGCTGGCTAAAGTTTGGAAGCGGTGGCAAGCGGCGTGCCGGTACTGCTACAACCAAGCGATTGCCTATCAGCGTCAGCATGGTGCCCCAAAAACGGCCAGAAAGCTGCGGGACATCATCCTGCGCTCCGACCTGCCCGGGTGGGTGAAGGACGCCCCCTGCCACATCAAGCAGAACGCGGTCGTCGAGGCGTGGTTGGCGTTTCGCCGAAGCAAAGACGCGAGGTTTCGCAGTGTGCGGGACAGGTCGCATACGCTGCAATTCAACGCCGGCAACTTTCGCAATGGGACGTGGTATCCGAAACTCACCCGAGGTTTGGCGTTCCGTGCATCCGAGGAGATGCCCAGAGAATGGGCACGTGGAACTGAGCTAATGCGGGTGAAAGACAGATGGTATGCCATCTTTCCTGAGCCCGTGAACGAGCAGTGTTCGTTAGCAAAGGGGGTGATCGCACTTGATCCTGGAGTAAGAAGCTTCCTTACAGGGTTTGATGGGGCGGGCTTTGTAGATATCGCCAAGGGGGACTTTGGCAGGATCGTTCGGCTGTGCTACCACCTAGACGATCTGCAATCTAGGCTGAGTAAAGCACCGCGACCCAAGCGTAGGCGAATGCGGCAAGCGGCGTTTCGTCTGCGGGAGAGAATCAGGAACTTGGTGGACGAGTGCCATCGCAAGGTAGCGGCGTTCCTAACGGATAACTACCGATTGATATTCCTCCCCACTTTCGAGTCAGCCCAGATGGTTGCCAAGGCAGGGAGGAAGTTTGGTAGCAAGACAGCAAGGGCGATGCTCACCTGGGCGCACTATCGGTTCAAGCAGCTCCTGAAGTTTCAAGCCAAGAAGAAAAACGTGGTTGTCGTGGAAGTATCGGAAGCGTACACCAGCAAAACCTGTACCAAGTGCGGGCACATCCACACTAAGTTGGGTGGCGCAAAGGTGTTTAGATGCCCAAAGTGCAACCACAGACTACCACGAGATTGGCAAGGCGCCCTGGGTGTTATGCTCAGGGCTTTGCGGGATACCGCCTTTCTGTTTGGACTCCGTCCGAGTAGCGCGGTCGCGTCAGCATCGCGTAGTGACAACGGAAACGGACAGAATGCTATCGCTTCACCGCTGAGCAGTAATGCTCAGCAGTGTTCAGCGTAA
- a CDS encoding DUF4351 domain-containing protein, translating into MYQDPVETLREVVAELERLPDPSKQRELAAATAVLAGLALDRGLIRQIMRSLDMRESVIYQEWRSEALREGLEAGRKEGLQLGLQQGLQQGLQQGLQQGLQQGLQHGEATLVLRLLRRKLGSLDPALENRIWALPPSQLEALGEALLDFNSVEDLTAWLARR; encoded by the coding sequence ATGTATCAGGATCCTGTAGAAACCTTACGAGAAGTCGTTGCCGAGCTGGAGCGCTTGCCAGACCCCAGCAAGCAGCGAGAACTGGCAGCAGCAACAGCCGTTTTGGCGGGACTAGCATTGGATCGGGGTTTGATTCGGCAAATCATGAGGTCTTTGGATATGAGGGAATCGGTGATCTACCAGGAGTGGCGCTCGGAAGCTTTGCGGGAGGGGCTGGAAGCAGGGCGCAAAGAAGGTCTGCAACTGGGCCTGCAGCAAGGGCTGCAACAGGGATTGCAACAGGGATTGCAACAGGGACTGCAACAGGGACTGCAGCATGGAGAAGCAACGCTGGTTTTGCGGCTTTTGCGGCGGAAGCTGGGATCCCTTGACCCGGCCCTGGAAAACAGGATTTGGGCCTTGCCCCCGTCGCAACTGGAGGCGCTGGGGGAAGCGCTGCTGGATTTCAACAGCGTGGAGGACTTGACCGCCTGGCTGGCCCGTCGGTAG
- a CDS encoding TldD/PmbA family protein, translated as MLQVELLAEQAQRCAKHLGIPQFDLYGAAVDETSVQVEQGEPRQVKASHRCSVTVRAWNDQGQVGVTSTTDVDEAGLELALQTAFEASHFGVREHAPQFSPEAKLPILQPCNDKRPLALASELLDQLVAAEKALLGSHPAIQGVPYNGLAQRQIDRFYLNSDQALRQEGHTLASVFLYGKAEQEGRKPRSAGAMRVARSLEELDIQGCVKEAAEKLISHLEYAQIPSGKYTVVFSGEAFLSLLGAFSNLFNAQNILDNQSLSTPDSLGQQIASPLLSVCDDALHPTNVSAISFDGEGTPTRRVSLITNGVLTHFLHSAGTAKRLGAQPTGHANIGAKVTVAAHYYHVFAGAPPESTYDLATAENVVWIDELQALHAGVKPLQGSFSLPFQGWWVRQGERISIEAATVAGDFLALLQSIFYVEPEPQITPSGLCPRIWVADLSITGQ; from the coding sequence ATGCTGCAAGTTGAACTCTTGGCCGAACAGGCGCAAAGGTGCGCCAAACACCTGGGGATCCCCCAGTTTGATCTCTACGGAGCCGCAGTGGATGAGACCAGCGTGCAGGTGGAGCAGGGGGAGCCCCGTCAGGTAAAAGCTTCTCACCGCTGCAGTGTGACGGTGCGGGCCTGGAACGACCAGGGCCAGGTAGGGGTGACCTCCACCACCGATGTGGACGAAGCAGGGCTGGAACTAGCTCTGCAGACGGCCTTTGAGGCCAGCCACTTCGGCGTGCGGGAACACGCGCCCCAATTCAGTCCAGAAGCGAAGCTGCCCATTCTCCAGCCCTGTAATGACAAAAGGCCCCTGGCGCTGGCCAGCGAGCTCCTAGATCAGCTGGTGGCTGCCGAGAAGGCTTTGCTGGGATCCCATCCCGCCATCCAGGGGGTGCCCTACAACGGCCTGGCCCAGCGACAGATCGACCGCTTTTACCTCAACAGCGACCAAGCTCTGCGCCAGGAGGGCCACACTCTGGCCTCGGTCTTTCTCTACGGCAAAGCAGAACAAGAAGGCCGCAAGCCCCGCAGCGCCGGCGCCATGCGGGTGGCCCGCAGCCTAGAGGAGCTGGATATCCAGGGGTGCGTAAAAGAAGCCGCCGAGAAGCTCATCAGCCACCTGGAGTACGCGCAGATCCCTTCGGGGAAATATACGGTGGTTTTTTCTGGGGAAGCTTTTTTAAGCCTGTTGGGGGCTTTCTCCAATCTCTTCAACGCCCAGAACATCTTGGACAACCAAAGCCTGTCCACCCCCGACTCGCTGGGCCAGCAGATTGCCTCGCCGCTGCTTTCGGTGTGTGACGATGCCTTGCACCCGACTAACGTAAGCGCGATTAGCTTTGACGGCGAAGGCACCCCCACCCGCCGCGTTTCCCTGATTACCAACGGAGTTCTGACCCACTTTTTGCACAGCGCTGGCACCGCCAAACGCCTGGGGGCCCAGCCCACGGGGCACGCCAATATCGGCGCCAAGGTGACGGTGGCAGCCCACTACTACCACGTCTTTGCCGGGGCTCCGCCAGAGAGCACCTACGACCTGGCCACGGCTGAGAATGTGGTCTGGATTGACGAGCTGCAGGCTCTCCATGCCGGAGTCAAGCCTCTGCAGGGATCCTTTTCCCTGCCCTTCCAGGGCTGGTGGGTGCGCCAGGGGGAGCGCATCAGCATCGAGGCGGCGACAGTAGCGGGGGATTTTCTAGCACTCTTGCAGTCCATTTTCTACGTCGAGCCGGAGCCACAAATCACTCCTAGTGGTCTGTGTCCCCGCATTTGGGTAGCCGATCTTTCCATCACCGGCCAATAG
- a CDS encoding B12-binding domain-containing radical SAM protein has product MATSDFALEQLLFTPATPEPDAVRLIYAFPNTYSVGITSLGYQVIWSLLASRRDVSVARLFTDLAEPLPRDPELLGFSLSWELDYVHILDLLERQRIPLQAEAREEAHPLVFGGGPVLTANPEPFAAFFDLILLGDGEGLVEQMIQTYRQVRRGSRAEKLQALAQVPGIYVPSLYEVRYRGPDGPVEKVIPKLDGIPSSIRKHTFRGNTLSVSTVVTPKAAWESIYMVEVVRSCPEMCRFCLASYLTLPFRAADVEGHLIPAVERGLQVTQRIGLLGASVTQHPQFEELLEYLAQDRFEQVRLSLASVRTGTVTPRLAQVLSRRGSQSITVAIESGSERLRRVINKKLANEEILAAAAHAQAGGLKGIKFYGMVGIPAETQADLEATVALFKELKKVAPRLRFTLGCSTFVPKAHTPFQWQGVDPQAEKKLQWYQKHLRPLGVEFRPESYSWSVIQALISRGDRRVAQVLQLARQWGDSLGSYRRAFKELKGQLPPLDFYVYHNWDPADPLPWQHIEGPLSLERLQQHRQEAFSV; this is encoded by the coding sequence TTGGCCACCTCAGACTTTGCCCTCGAGCAGCTTCTCTTCACCCCGGCCACGCCCGAGCCCGACGCGGTGCGGCTGATCTACGCTTTCCCCAACACCTACTCGGTGGGGATCACCAGCCTCGGCTACCAGGTCATCTGGAGCCTGCTGGCCAGCCGCCGTGATGTGTCGGTCGCCCGCCTGTTTACCGACCTGGCCGAGCCGCTGCCGCGGGATCCTGAGCTGCTGGGCTTTTCCCTCTCCTGGGAGCTGGACTACGTCCACATCCTGGATCTGCTGGAACGACAGAGGATCCCCCTCCAGGCCGAGGCGCGGGAAGAAGCGCACCCCCTGGTTTTCGGCGGCGGCCCGGTGTTGACGGCCAACCCTGAGCCCTTTGCTGCGTTCTTTGACTTGATCCTGCTGGGGGACGGGGAGGGGCTGGTGGAGCAGATGATCCAGACCTATCGGCAGGTACGGCGGGGATCCCGCGCCGAAAAGCTGCAGGCGCTGGCCCAGGTGCCGGGGATCTACGTGCCCAGCCTCTACGAGGTGCGCTACCGCGGGCCCGACGGCCCAGTGGAGAAGGTGATCCCCAAGCTGGACGGGATCCCCAGCTCCATCCGCAAGCACACCTTCCGCGGCAACACCCTCTCGGTGTCCACCGTGGTTACCCCCAAGGCGGCCTGGGAGAGCATTTACATGGTGGAGGTGGTGCGCAGTTGTCCGGAGATGTGCCGCTTTTGCCTGGCCAGCTATCTAACATTGCCTTTTCGGGCAGCGGATGTGGAGGGACATCTGATCCCGGCGGTGGAGCGGGGGCTGCAGGTTACCCAGCGGATTGGCCTTTTGGGGGCTTCGGTAACCCAGCACCCCCAGTTTGAGGAATTGCTGGAGTACCTGGCGCAGGATCGCTTTGAGCAGGTGCGCCTTAGCCTGGCCTCGGTGCGCACGGGCACGGTTACGCCTCGCTTGGCGCAAGTGCTTTCCCGCCGCGGCAGCCAGTCCATTACCGTGGCCATCGAAAGCGGCTCGGAGCGGCTGCGCCGGGTCATCAACAAAAAGCTGGCCAACGAAGAGATCCTGGCGGCGGCTGCCCACGCCCAGGCCGGCGGCCTGAAGGGGATCAAGTTCTACGGCATGGTGGGGATCCCGGCGGAAACCCAGGCCGACCTGGAGGCCACGGTTGCTCTTTTCAAGGAGCTCAAGAAGGTGGCTCCCCGCCTGCGCTTCACCCTGGGCTGCAGCACCTTTGTGCCCAAGGCCCACACCCCCTTCCAGTGGCAGGGGGTGGATCCCCAGGCGGAGAAAAAGCTGCAGTGGTATCAAAAACACCTGCGCCCCCTGGGCGTGGAGTTCCGCCCGGAAAGCTACAGTTGGTCGGTCATCCAGGCCTTGATCTCAAGAGGGGATCGGCGGGTGGCCCAGGTTTTGCAGCTAGCACGGCAGTGGGGCGATTCCCTGGGCAGCTACCGCCGCGCCTTCAAAGAGCTCAAAGGGCAACTGCCGCCCCTGGACTTCTACGTGTACCACAACTGGGATCCGGCGGATCCCCTTCCCTGGCAACACATCGAAGGCCCTCTCAGCCTGGAGCGGCTGCAGCAGCACCGCCAAGAGGCCTTTTCCGTGTAG
- a CDS encoding TldD/PmbA family protein yields the protein MLLLSKELPNLDYRPTLQRFDEDWRDPLATLLGWGRAAGADLVEIFLERVNSISCLAEDDAITSITPRLATGAGVRVFRGLADCYVSTNDLSFAGLKAALEKGLLLMGLTPPGPAALVSPVNLGILQDYAERRRKDGWLKECSSLAEMGEILGRANAELKRQAHHIQSRRTNYFRDWQEILVACSDGTFVRDIRLTQSVSSTLLCADGDHRASVSQRAGGTGDPDFLRRWDLVAHSQELAEAAGQMLYADYVESGTYPIVMSNAFGGVIFHEACGHLLETTQIERKTTPFADKKGQKIAHKNLTAWDEGLSEGAFGSLDVDDEGMPVQRTLLIEKGILKNFLADRAGSMRTGHPRTGSGRRQNYTFAAASRMRNTYIAPGDAELDDLFASIDKGIYCKRMGGGSVGPTGQFNFAVEEAYLIQNGKITKPLKGATLIGEAKDILTKISMCSKDLRLAPGFCGSVSGSIYVTVGQPHIKVDAITVGGR from the coding sequence ATGCTGCTTTTGTCCAAAGAACTGCCCAACCTCGACTATCGTCCCACCCTGCAGCGCTTCGACGAAGACTGGCGGGATCCCCTTGCAACTCTCTTAGGCTGGGGGCGGGCTGCTGGCGCCGACCTGGTGGAGATCTTCCTGGAGCGGGTTAACTCCATCAGCTGCCTGGCCGAAGACGACGCCATCACCAGCATCACCCCTCGGCTTGCCACTGGCGCCGGCGTGCGGGTGTTCCGCGGCCTGGCCGACTGCTACGTCAGCACCAACGATCTCTCCTTTGCCGGCCTCAAAGCCGCCCTGGAAAAAGGCCTGCTCTTGATGGGCCTTACCCCCCCAGGCCCTGCCGCCTTGGTCTCCCCTGTCAACTTGGGGATCTTGCAGGACTACGCCGAGCGCCGCCGCAAAGACGGCTGGCTCAAAGAATGCAGCTCCCTTGCCGAGATGGGGGAGATCTTGGGGCGGGCCAACGCAGAGCTCAAGCGGCAAGCTCACCACATCCAGTCCCGCCGCACCAACTACTTCCGCGACTGGCAGGAGATCCTGGTAGCCTGCAGCGACGGCACCTTTGTGCGCGACATCCGCCTTACCCAGTCGGTCAGCTCTACCCTGCTCTGTGCCGACGGGGATCATCGCGCTTCCGTTAGCCAGCGCGCGGGGGGCACCGGGGATCCCGACTTTTTGCGCCGCTGGGATCTTGTGGCCCACAGCCAGGAGCTGGCAGAGGCTGCCGGCCAGATGCTCTATGCCGACTACGTGGAATCGGGCACCTACCCCATTGTGATGTCCAACGCCTTTGGCGGCGTCATCTTCCACGAGGCCTGTGGGCATCTCTTGGAAACCACCCAAATTGAGCGCAAAACCACCCCCTTTGCCGACAAAAAAGGCCAGAAGATTGCCCACAAAAACCTCACCGCCTGGGACGAGGGGCTTTCCGAGGGGGCCTTTGGCAGCTTGGATGTGGACGACGAGGGCATGCCCGTCCAGCGCACTTTGCTCATTGAAAAGGGCATTTTGAAGAACTTCCTGGCCGACCGGGCCGGCTCGATGCGCACCGGCCATCCCCGCACCGGCAGCGGTCGCCGGCAAAACTACACCTTTGCCGCCGCCAGCCGCATGCGCAACACCTACATCGCCCCCGGCGACGCCGAACTGGACGACCTGTTTGCCTCTATCGACAAAGGCATCTACTGCAAGCGCATGGGGGGCGGCAGCGTCGGCCCCACCGGCCAATTTAACTTTGCCGTGGAAGAAGCCTATCTCATCCAAAACGGCAAGATCACCAAGCCCCTCAAGGGAGCCACTTTAATCGGGGAAGCCAAGGATATCCTGACCAAGATCTCCATGTGCTCCAAGGATCTCCGCCTGGCCCCTGGCTTCTGTGGTTCTGTCAGCGGCAGCATCTACGTCACCGTCGGCCAGCCCCACATCAAGGTGGACGCCATCACCGTGGGCGGGCGCTAG
- a CDS encoding YbhB/YbcL family Raf kinase inhibitor-like protein, whose protein sequence is MALQLTSSAFSHSESIPSRYTCDGEDLSPPLAWSGAPSETQSFALIMDDPDAPRGTFVHWVVYNLPTSVSSLPEGIRGDADLPQGAVHGQNSWGRNDYGGPCPPSGTHRYFFTLYALDRQLSLAAGATKEALLQAMEGHLLAQAQLMGTYQRKR, encoded by the coding sequence ATGGCTTTGCAACTCACCAGCTCCGCTTTTTCCCACTCAGAATCCATCCCCTCCCGCTACACCTGTGATGGGGAAGATCTCTCTCCACCCCTAGCCTGGTCGGGGGCACCTTCGGAAACCCAGAGCTTTGCCCTAATCATGGATGACCCAGACGCGCCCAGGGGCACCTTTGTCCACTGGGTGGTCTACAACTTGCCCACCAGCGTTAGCAGCCTGCCAGAAGGGATCCGCGGCGATGCCGATTTGCCCCAGGGGGCTGTGCATGGGCAAAACAGTTGGGGGCGTAACGACTACGGTGGCCCTTGCCCTCCCAGCGGCACCCACCGCTACTTCTTCACCCTCTACGCCCTGGATCGGCAACTGTCTTTGGCTGCAGGGGCGACGAAGGAAGCCCTGCTGCAGGCTATGGAAGGCCACCTCCTTGCCCAGGCCCAACTGATGGGCACCTATCAAAGAAAAAGGTAG